CAGCGGCGGCCGCAGGGCAGCGTGCTGATGGAGATGATCAACCCGAACCAGCAGGCGCAGGTGGACAAGGTCAAGCAGTGGCTGCAGAGCGACCCCACAGTGCGTGACGGCCGCGTGGCGGAGCTGATCGCCTGGCAACCAGGCTGGAAGTGGGAACTGTATGGCGGGGTGACGATGGCGGCGATGCGCGCGCCTTACCCGCTGTGGTCGGCCAACCTGGATCGCAGCGAGATTACGGCGTTCTATCAGCAGCCGCAGTTCCCGGCGGGGCAGCTATCGGCGCAGCCGGCGGTGCGCAAGGCGTTGGAAGAGACCATCCGCACTTCGCACGGCGGCAAGATTGAGGCCGACCAACTGCACGCGATGTTGGCGATCCAGCAGCAGCGCGATCGGCGCATGGCGGAACGTTTGCTGGCGGCGCCCACGCCCGCGCTGTTGATCGCCGGCGGCTATCACGCCGCCAAATCGGTGGGCGTGCCGCTGCACGTGCGGGATCTGCAACCGGTGGCGGCGCCGACGGTGCTGATGCTGGCGGAGCCGGGCGTACAGGTCGATGCGAACACGGCGGACTACCTGTGGATCACTCCATCAGTGAAA
Above is a window of Serratia nematodiphila DZ0503SBS1 DNA encoding:
- a CDS encoding ChaN family lipoprotein, which codes for MRYLILLAALALGACSQTPVKAPANDVASLGSITDLHSGASLTPEQLLTRLAQQPRVIVGERHDNPYHHQVEQWLVQQLPQRRPQGSVLMEMINPNQQAQVDKVKQWLQSDPTVRDGRVAELIAWQPGWKWELYGGVTMAAMRAPYPLWSANLDRSEITAFYQQPQFPAGQLSAQPAVRKALEETIRTSHGGKIEADQLHAMLAIQQQRDRRMAERLLAAPTPALLIAGGYHAAKSVGVPLHVRDLQPVAAPTVLMLAEPGVQVDANTADYLWITPSVK